The proteins below come from a single Aspergillus oryzae RIB40 DNA, chromosome 5 genomic window:
- the hsp88 gene encoding Hsp70 chaperone Hsp88 (molecular chaperones HSP105/HSP110/SSE1, HSP70 superfamily), producing MSVVGIDFGAQSTKIGVARNKGIDIITNEVSNRSTPSLISFDNKCRYLGEAAKTRETSNLKNTVANLKRLIGRSFSDPDVQIEQSFNTATLCDVNGQAGVEVNFRQQKQKFSATQLVAMYLTKIRDTAANELQIPVSDVTISVPAWFTDVQRRAMLDAGEIAGLKVLRLINDTTATALGYGITKLDLPGPEEKPRRVMFVDIGHSDYTASIVEFRKGELNVKATACDRHFGGRNFDLALTEHFAEEFKEKFKIDVRKNAKAWARTLAAAEKMKKVLSANPAAPMSIESLMEDVDVRAIVKREELETMVQPLLERVLVPIEQALAEAKLKPEDIDSIEMVGGCTRVPSIKEAVSKFFGKNLSFTLNQDEAIARGCAFSCAILSPVFRVRDFSVHDIVNYPIEFTWEQSADIPDEDTSLTVFGRGNVMPSTKILTFYRKQPFDLEARYASPEELPGKTDPWVGRFSVKGVKADANDDFMICKLKARLNLHGILNVESGYYVEDMEVEEPVEEDADAMDTDAKGDEQPKKTRKVKKQVRKGDLPIVAGTPAIEPSVKEAWIEGEKAMYLHDKTIAETDEKKNELETTIYDMRDRKYGRYARFLEDEAKKQAFDDKLDELENWLYDDEGGADTTLDVYAGKLQEIKKLVQPFEETLEDERQQALAEELAKKRAEEEAKRAAEEQAKKAAAAAMNFEERNETMPDAPAQEEAPAGDKQ from the exons ATCACCAACGAAGTTTCCAACagatctactcc ctccctcatctccttcgacAACAAATGTAGATATCTCGGTGAGGCTGCTAAGACACGAGAGACCTCCAACCTGAAGAACACTGTTGCAAACCTCAAGCGCCTGATTGGCCGCTCATTCAGCGACCCTGATGTTCAGATCGAGCAGAGCTTCAATACTGCTACTCTCTGCGATGTGAACGGCCAGGCTGGTGTCGAGGTTAACTTCCgtcagcagaagcagaagttCTCGGCTACTCAGCTGGTCGCCATGTACCTGACCAAGATCAGAGATACTGCCGCCAACGAACTGCAAATCCCCGTCTCCGATGTCACCATCAGCGTTCCCGCCTGGTTCACCGATGTTCAGCGCCGGGCCATGCTTGACGCTGGTGAGATTGCTGGTCTCAAGGTTCTGAGACTGATCAAcgacaccaccgccaccgctCTTGGATATGGTATCACTAAGCTCGATCTCCCCGGTCCCGAGGAGAAGCCTCGCCGCGTCATGTTCGTTGATATCGGCCACAGCGACTACACCGCTTCGATTGTTGAGTTCCGCAAGGGTGAACTAAACGTCAAGGCTACCGCCTGCGACCGCCACTTCGGTGGCCGTAACTTCGACCTTGCCCTCACTGAGCATTTCGCCGAGGagttcaaggagaagttcaagATCGACGTTCGTAAGAACGCCAAGGCTTGGGCTCGTACCCTCGCTGCCgctgagaagatgaagaaggtcctTTCGGCGAACCCTGCTGCCCCCATGAGCATCGAATCCCTGATGGAGGACGTCGATGTCCGCGCCATTGTCAAGCgtgaggagctggagaccATGGTTCAGCCTCTCCTGGAGCGCGTCCTTGTTCCCATCGAGCAGGCCCTCGCCGAGGCCAAGCTCAAGCCCGAGGATATTGACAGCATTGAGATGGTTGGTGGCTGCACTCGTGTCCCCTCCATCAAGGAGGCCGTTTCCAAGTTCTTCGGCAAGAACCTTTCCTTCACCCTGAACCAAGATGAGGCCATCGCTCGCGGTTGTGCCTTCAGCTGTGCCATCCTCTCCCCCGTCTTCCGTGTCCGTGACTTCTCCGTGCACGACATCGTCAACTACCCCATCGAGTTCACCTGGGAGCAGTCCGCAGATATCCCCGACGAGGACACCAGCCTGACCGTCTTCGGTCGCGGCAATGTCATGCCCTCGACCAAGATTCTCACGTTCTACCGCAAGCAGCCTTTCGATCTCGAAGCTCGTTACGCTAGCCCCGAGGAGCTTCCTGGAAAGACCGACCCCTGGGTGGGCCGCTTCTCTGTCAAGGGTGTCAAGGCCGATGCCAACGATGACTTCATGATTTGCAAGCTCAAGGCCCGCCTGAACTTGCACGGTATCCTCAACGTTGAGTCTGGTTACTACGTCGAGGACATGGAAGTGGAGGAGCCTGTCGAGGAGGATGCTGAT GCTATGGACACCGATGCTAAGGGTGATGAGCAGCCCAAGAAGACCcgcaaggtcaagaagcAGGTTCGCAAGGGCGACCTGCCCATTGTCGCCGGCACCCCTGCCATTGAGCCTTCCGTCAAGGAAGCCTGGATCGAAGGCGAGAAGGCCATGTATCTGCATGATAAGACTATCGCCGAGAccgacgagaagaagaacgagCTTGAAACCACGATTTACGATATGCGTGACAGGAAATATGGTCGCTACGCCAGATTCCTCGAAGAtgaggcgaagaagcaggCCTTCGATGACAAGCTGGATGAGCTCGAG AACTGGctgtatgatgatgagggcGGTGCTGACACCACTCTCGATGTCTATGCTGGCAAGCTccaggagatcaagaagctggtgCAGCCATTCGAGGAGACCCTTGAGGACGAGCGCCAGCAAGCTCTGGCTGAAGAGCTCGCTAAGAAGCgcgctgaggaagaagccaagcgcGCGGCTGAAGAgcaggccaagaaggccgcGGCCGCTGCTATGAActttgaagagagaaatgagacGATGCCTGATGCTCCTGCTCAGGAGGAAGCCCCCGCTGGCGACAAGCAGTAA
- a CDS encoding putative mannosylphosphate transferase (Mnn4) (predicted protein): MHLWGLLALTGAIWSARTEASSASSSGSAEQHYGKVVNQDDPDPLWDKYGLNKSEEFKYFHEPGHDDILGHYDSRYFTEPVADEERPQTMTYMVRAYLNFFEENGLETWIAHGTLLGWWWNGKVMPWDWDMDTQVPDTTLRQLADRYNQTVVQYSTKNADVQRTYLLDINPWARQRENGMGLNIIDARWIDMQTGLYIDITGLSKINPDKPNLWMDKHEHQYRTEDIYPLRKTTFEGVAAKVPFDYDAILIEEYGKNALTSTHFHNHTWIPESEEWIPDDQVADAIDDDKQYE, encoded by the exons ATGCACCTTTGGGGTCTCCTGGCTCTTACCGGTGCGATCTGGTCAGCGCGGACCGAGGCGTCCTCCGCTTCGTCGTCGGGCAGCGCGGAGCAGCATTATGGCAAGGTCGTTAATCAAGACGACCCGGACCCCTTGTGGGACAAGTACGGGTTAAACAAATCCGAGGAGTTCAAGTATTTCCATGAACCGGGCCACGATGATATTCTCGGCCACTATGATTCTCGCTACTTTACCGAACCCGTGGCGGACGAGGAACGTCCGCAGACGATGACCTATATGGTGCGCGCATACTTGAACTTTTTCGAGGAAAATGGATTAGAGACGTGGATCGCACATGGGACGTTGTTAGGATGGTGGTGGAACGGCAAG GTCATGCCCTGGGACTGGGATATGGATACTCAAGTACCCGATACTACCTTGCGTCAGCTTGCCGACCGCTATAACCAGACGGTTGTCCAATACTCGACTAAGAATGCCGACGTACAACGGACCTATCTCCTCGATATCAACCCCTGGGCTCGTCAACGCGAGAATGGCATGGGACTGAATATCATCGATGCGCGATGGATAGATATGCAAACGGGCCTCTATATCGATATAACCGGGTTGAGTAAAATAAACCCAGATAAGCCGAACCTATGGATGGACAAGCACGAGCACCAGTACCGGACGGAGGATATCTACCCCCTCCGGAAGACCACCTTCGAAGGAGTTGCGGCTAAAGTACCCTTTGACTATGATGCGATTCTGATCGAGGAATACGGGAAGAATGCCTTGACCAGCACGCATTTTCATAA CCATACGTGGATTCCAGAATCAGAGGAATGGATCCCCGATGATCAAGTGGCCGATGCCATCGACGACGATAAACAGTACGAGTAG
- a CDS encoding sugar porter family MFS transporter (predicted transporter (major facilitator superfamily)), whose product MVLADSNAKGFAASTRLTRTINGVGVCAEPTALNRHRSMGAGILTIYRDFGLEHASKAVEDAFSANIVSLLQAGCFFGSLISAPLSDRFGRKLALGLAGLIFCVGSTLQVATLGREAVMFVGRFVGGLAVGAASMLVPLYTAECSPPHIRGRLVGIFEIGVQVGMCIGFWINYAVDQIMAPSTSQWLTPFAIQFIPGGLLIIGLLFLPESPRWTARVRGKRLARQTLSYLRGLPESHPSVESELNDIITQLEDERADKPGKRLWIEIKELTHPGIRARLFLGFMIMVFCQMAGSNAINHYSPLIFRSIGLTGRKTTLISTGLYGVVRLVAVCIAMYWTVDGFGRTRMLMWGSALMVRHTSAGSYAAAVFIFIYAFGFCFSWAGVPWIICSEIYPLRVRSLCMAICTATHWLLNFVIARSFPYMIRNMKYGTYFFFASFLTLAIPFVWLMVPETKELKLEEVDGVFRNRTSWGRREPQLPCGDHADPCSLDAERGKTERVRDVKSAGVKEVEKIDTLKRYWLNTLPD is encoded by the exons ATGGTACTCGCGGATAGCAATGCAAAAGGGTTCGCAGCATCCACTAGACTGACTCGAACTATAAATGGCGTCGGGGTGTGCGCCGAGCCCACG GCCTTAAATAGACATCGCTCCATGGGTGCGGGGATCCTAACAATCTACAGGGACTTTGGGTTGGAGCACGCGTCCAAGGCTGTCGAGGATGCTTTCTCAGCCAATATTGTATCTCTCCTACAAGCGGGCTGCTTCTTCGGATCTCTCATCTCTGCCCCGCTGAGTGATCGTTTTGGGCGTAAGCTTGCTCTCGGGTTGGCGGGCCTGATTTTCTGTGTTGGATCAACTCTGCAGGTTGCAACATTGGGAAGGGAAGCTGTGATGTTTGTGGGGAGATTCGTTGGTGGTCTT GCTGTCGGCGCCGCAAGTATGCTCGTTCCCTTGTATACGGCCGAGTGTTCCCCACCTCACATTCGGGGGCGTCTGGTCGGTATATTCGAAATTGGCGTGCAGGTGGGAATGTGCATCGGCTTCTGGATCAACTACGCTGTCGATCAAATTATGGCACCGTCAACTTCCCAATGGCTGACGCCATTCGCCATCCAATTTATTCCCGGAGGCCTCCTCATTAttggtcttcttttccttcccgaATCCCCGAGATGGACTGCACGAGTTCGGGGAAAAAGGCTCGCAAGACAAACCCTTTCATACCTGCGGGGACTCCCGGAAAGCCATCCCTCAGTGGAGTCGGAACTCAATGATATCATTACCCAGCTCGAGGACGAAAGGGCGGACAAACCTGGAAAGAGACTCTGGAtcgagatcaaggagctAACGCACCCTGGCATCAGAGCTAGGCTCTTTCTGGGTTTCATGATTATGGTTTTCTGTCAAATGGCTGGTTCTAATGCTATCAACCATTATTCGCCCCTGATATTCCGATCGATCGGTTTGACTGGTAGAAAGACTACTTTGATTTCGACGGGACTCTATGGAGTGGTCCGACTGGTCGCTGTTTGCATCGCCATGTATTGGACTGTCGATGGCTTCGGGCGGACGCGAATGTTGATGTGGGGGAGTGCACTAATGGTAC GGCACACCAGTGCCGGATCATATGCGGCCGCAGTGTTTATATTTATCTATGCCTTTGGCTTCTGTTTTAGCTGGGCCGGCGTGCCATGGATTATCTGCTCTGAAATATACCCTTTGCGCGTGCGAAGTCTTTGTATGGCCATCTGTACGGCTACCCACTGGCTTCTGAACTTCGTCATTGCCCGCAGTTTCCCTTATATGATTCGGAATATGAAATATGGAacatatttcttctttgccagtTTTCTGACGCTTGCGATCCCATTTGTGTGGTTGATGGTGCCGGAGACGAAGGAATTGAAGCTCGAAGAGGTGGATGGTGTGTTTAGAAATCGAACCTCCTGGGGAAGACGGGAACCTCAATTACCTTGCGGGGATCATGCTGATCCCTGTTCTTTAGATGCTGAGAGGGGCAAGACTGAGAGAGTTAGAGATGTCAAGAGCGCTGGAGTCaaggaggttgagaagattgataCTTTAAAGAGATATTGGCTTAACACCTTGCCAGACTGA
- a CDS encoding DUF3759 domain-containing protein (predicted protein), protein MGWFSDDSEQAQHYERFNNYNGSEEHKASFTHELIAGAASFEAMKAYNDHCEKNGQPQSHETAKELLAGFAGAFIDREVETKGLDFIDREKAKRHAEQQLNEASGRDW, encoded by the exons ATGGGTTGGTTCA GCGACGACAGCGAGCAGGCTCAGCACTACGAGCGGTTCAACAACTACAACGGTAGCGAGGAGCACAAGGCCTCGTTCACCCATGAACTCATCGCCGGTGCCGCCTCCTTCGAGGCTATGAAGGCCTACAACGACCACTGTGAGAAGAACG GCCAGCCCCAGAGCCACGAGACTGCCAAGGAGCTCCTGGCCGGATTCGCCGGTGCCTTTATCGACCGTGAGGTTGAGACCAAGGGTCTTGACTTCATCGACCGGGAGAAGGCTAAGCGCCACGCCGAGCAACAGCTCAATGAGGCCTCCGGTCGTGACTGGTAA
- a CDS encoding uncharacterized protein (predicted protein), whose product MFSRTIPAAARLFSTTGKPPAGIPVIVCGRTSQIGDVVREELQPEYEVTHLFLSPATAKSEIPALLRQTGSTTSTETDKSPAAIIMGGGYTQTDLQEIRAASQGPDTKPVAWLKVDPAKTPSSIPVGPEYGRAVAKRTKDRLDELVRNGGIDRDEVHFI is encoded by the exons ATGTTCTCCAGAACAATCCCCGCAGCAGCTCGACTCTTCAGTACTACCGGAAAACCCCCGGCAGGAATACCAGTCATCGTCTGCGGAAGAACGAGTCAGATCGGAGACGTTGTCAGGGAAGAATTGCAGCCTGAATATGAAG TAACgcatctcttcctctcgccTGCTACGGCGAAGAGTGAAATTCCTGCATTACTTCGTCAGACGGGTTCGACTACATCTACAGAAACAGACAAATCCCCTGCAGCGATCATCATGGGTGGCGGATATACCCAGACTGATTTACAGGAGATCCGTGCTGCAAGTCAGGGACCGGATACCAAACCAGTGGCCTGGCTCAAGGTTGATCCGGCCAAAACGCCGTCGTCAATTCCGGTGGGACCGGAGTATGGCCGGGCCGTGGCGAAGCGGACAAAGGATCGGTTGGATGAATTGGTGCGGAATGGGGGCATTGATCGAGATGAGGTGCATTTTATCTAG
- a CDS encoding DsbA family oxidoreductase (predicted protein) produces MAFIKIEIISDAICPWCYIGYRNLQKAISLYRKTYPGGSKNTIEVWWKPYFIDQEPPKESILIQGQSSMLWYARHCEEPNLTQRLDRMLRRMDPKMVAAAQTRLKRVGADAGIRFKLGGYIGSSRLAHQLLYLAAREGSELQCRVSELLFHYQFEEETDISQLDTVIAVGVQAGLREDDVREWLASSAGVAEMEAEAKKARADGVTGVPHFVIGGKHHMEGAMDMSELFEAFVAVREGQSS; encoded by the exons ATGGCGTTCATCAAGATCGAAATCATTTCAGACGCAATCTGTCCCTGG TGCTACATAGGATATCGAAACCTTCAAAAGGCAATCTCCTTATACCGCAAGACCTACCCCGGCGGCTCGAAAAACACTATAGAAGTGTGGTGGAAACCATACTTCATCGACCAAGAACCGCCAAAGGAAAGCATCTTAATACAAGGTCAGTCTTCGATGCTATGGTACGCACGACACTGCGAAGAGCCGAACCTAACTCAGAGGCTAGACCGTATGCTCCGCCGCATGGATCCCAAAATGGTAGCAGCGGCCCAGACCCGCTTGAAGCGTGTAGGTGCGGATGCCGGGATCCGATTCAAGCTTGGTGGGTATATCGGGTCGTCTAGACTAGCACATCAGCTGCTGTATCTGGCCGCGCGGGAGGGGAGTGAGCTGCAGTGTCGGGTTTCAGAGTTGCTCTTCCACTACCAGTTTGAGGAGGAGACCGATATTAGTCAATTAGATACCGTGATTGCTGTTGGGGTACAGGCTGGACTTCGTGAAGATGATGTCCGAGAGTGGCTAGCTAGTAGTGCTGGAGTGGCGGAAATGGAAGCTGAAGcgaagaaggcaagggcTGATGGAGTTACTGGTGTGCCCCATTTTGTTATCGGGGGAAAGCATCATATGGAGGGTGCTATGGATATGTCGGAACTGTTTGAAGCCTTTGTTGCTGTTAGAGAAGGACAGTCGAGTTAG
- a CDS encoding uncharacterized protein (predicted protein), with protein sequence MRVATQLRVGIVGGGWNGCHLALELKKQGHRVSLFEQKPDIFQGVSGNFGIRLHKGPHYPRSKATRDSCREALVKFCETYPELVVHHESAIYAHGEADALGNPSKVSDEAFRDVCYESPECTAVDPKANGFQGLISAYNLDEPSVAIGDRLRNTFKEKLGRAGIYVHLNATVDRIIHTEDTNRIQTGDGQYVFDVVINATGYTSLLPQNIADALPVDIGITYQTCIALVYEDQQPQEKPLSFIVMDGWFPCVMPAIDTNEPLQKKYILTHGSYTILGSFDRHEEGQELLDSLDEEAIAARIKPHCEREITRFWPGFLDRFQYRGWKGSVLAKLKTTSEFRSSLTFEKDGVIHIFPGKVSNVVTAAEEVVPLINDIARRRHGVVREWNGVRFTVSSAFHTHSKEIGDKPGLGEHHTSNLQTYVSLVTAN encoded by the coding sequence ATGCGTGTCGCGACACAGCTAAGGGTCGGCATCGTCGGTGGCGGATGGAACGGCTGCCATCTTGCTTTAGAGCTCAAGAAACAGGGCCACCGAGTTTCTTTGTTCGAGCAGAAGCCTGATATCTTTCAAGGCGTCTCAGGAAACTTTGGTATCCGCTTGCACAAGGGGCCACACTACCCTCGGTCTAAAGCAACTCGAGACAGCTGCCGTGAAGCCTTGGTCAAGTTCTGTGAGACGTATCCCGAACTAGTCGTCCACCATGAATCCGCGATATATGCACACGGCGAAGCGGACGCTCTGGGGAACCCATCGAAGGTCTCGGATGAGGCATTCAGGGATGTATGCTACGAATCTCCTGAGTGTACTGCGGTTGATCCGAAGGCGAATGGTTTCCAGGGCCTCATCAGCGCATACAATCTGGATGAACCCAGCGTCGCTATTGGCGACCGACTCCGGAATACATTCAAAGAGAAACTTGGTCGTGCAGGCATCTACGTGCACCTCAATGCAACAGTCGACCGTATCATCCACACCGAGGACACCAACCGCATTCAAACCGGGGACGGGCAGTACGTCTTTGACGTAGTGATCAACGCCACCGGTTATACCAGCCTTCTGCCACAAAATATTGCAGATGCTCTTCCGGTTGACATTGGCATCACCTATCAGACCTGTATTGCTCTCGTTTACGAAGACCAGCAGCCACAGGAAAAgcctctttccttcattgTCATGGATGGCTGGTTTCCCTGCGTGATGCCGGCGATCGACACAAACGAGCCCCTTCAGAAGAAGTATATCTTGACACACGGCAGTTACACCATCCTCGGATCATTCGACCGTCACGAGGAGGGTCAAGAGCTTCTGGATAGTCTGGACGAGGAAGCTATCGCTGCTCGGATCAAGCCCCACTGTGAGCGGGAGATTACCCGGTTCTGGCCCGGATTTCTCGATCGGTTCCAGTACCGCGGCTGGAAGGGCAGTGTCCTGGCCAAGTTAAAGACCACATCCGAATTCCGAAGCAGTTTGACGTTTGAAAAAGACGGCGTGATCCACATCTTCCCCGGCAAGGTGAGCAACGTTGTAACGGCTGCCGAGGAAGTGGTTCCTCTGATCAATGACATTGCGCGCCGACGGCACGGTGTGGTTCGGGAGTGGAATGGCGTACGCTTCACTGTGAGCAGCGCCTTCCACACCCACAGCAAGGAGATTGGCGATAAGCCAGGGCTGGGCGAGCACCACACTAGCAACTTGCAGACCTATGTTTCACTAGTGACTGCAAACTAA
- a CDS encoding uncharacterized protein (predicted protein), giving the protein MSLNTDDSGRIRTRQRAKRACETCKLRKRKCDGHEPCTYCLRYEYQCTFKPHPRRKPAASKSSARPSEEEDSPKFLDRVDANQEHMEANSGTAFPHLLGMRLNPQGAPKVYGFSWNLGPRDEPLEPFTNLTDLISREEMEDLASHYLKKIHPVYAVLDPDTLRQKIVARWHDPATAASYDPILCGVAALGSLYSGHQEHPKEGALVQSAKEMLETTRISKTTLLHHATAWILRTIYLRSTNCPHASWMASCSTMHIIEAIGAHQDPELVSLVYSDTADVSVNDESQRRLFWVATVLNSWISYEYGRSRVILRGVSCKPPLPRTGDFTTDLISMYQISERLDPDQNNKLSDLEDALSRVERLTLSHDALILSQSNLALTIYRRLRVASSNISNDILTRIIRLGNDGLEAAVRLAEDRSPWWHVANIPFQFLCILLAIDTRESLSYVGPALRSFRAITRHYSTPTLHTALETIESLVRLSQNKKERDLTLLRDSMQQEDPGLTEQGSTTSQAFNDASWLGATGDLTLPDNFDWDWNVFLDTQVPFFDEGEAGGQRYR; this is encoded by the coding sequence ATGTCGTTGAATACCGACGATTCCGGTCGGATAAGGACCCGGCAACGCGCCAAAAGAGCGTGCGAAACGTGCAAACTGCGCAAGAGGAAATGTGACGGCCATGAGCCCTGCACTTACTGCTTGCGATACGAATATCAGTGCACTTTCAAGCCTCATCCACGGAGAAAGCCTGCAGCTTCCAAATCTTCCGCACGGCccagcgaggaagaagactcACCAAAGTTTCTCGACAGAGTTGATGCTAACCAAGAACACATGGAGGCCAACTCAGGCACCGCTTTCCCCCATCTCCTAGGGATGAGGTTGAACCCGCAGGGTGCTCCCAAGGTGTACGGGTTTAGCTGGAACCTAGGTCCACGGGACGAGCCTCTGGAGCCCTTCACCAATCTTACAGATCTGATTTcaagagaggaaatggaagactTGGCTAGCCATTATTTAAAGAAGATACATCCGGTATATGCGGTCCTGGATCCCGACACGTTGAGGCAGAAGATTGTTGCCAGATGGCATGATCCTGCAACTGCGGCCAGCTATGACCCCATTCTTTGCGGCGTCGCGGCATTGGGCTCCTTGTACTCAGGCCACCAGGAACACCCCAAAGAAGGAGCACTGGTGCAATCAGCGAAGGAGATGCTTGAAACCACCCGGATCTCAAAGACTACTCTCCTGCATCATGCCACCGCCTGGATCTTACGGACCATATATCTCCGAAGCACCAACTGCCCCCATGCTTCATGGATGGCCAGTTGTTCCACCATGCACATCATAGAGGCCATCGGGGCTCACCAGGATCCGGAACTGGTGTCTTTGGTCTATTCTGACACCGCAGACGTTAGCGTAAATGATGAGAGTCAAAGACGGTTATTCTGGGTGGCCACAGTGCTGAATTCATGGATTTCGTATGAATATGGCCGATCGCGCGTTATTCTACGAGGTGTCTCTTGCAAACCACCTTTACCGCGAACGGGTGACTTCACCACGGACCTCATCTCCATGTACCAGATCTCCGAACGACTGGATCCCGACCAGAACAATAAGCTTTCCGACCTAGAAGATGCACTCAGCCGTGTTGAGCGCCTCACACTCTCCCATGACGCCTTGATACTATCCCAAAGTAATCTGGCACTCACAATTTATCGTCGTCTGCGAGTCGCCTCGTCCAATATATCAAATGACATCCTTACCCGCATCATCCGACTAGGCAATGACGGCCTTGAAGCCGCAGTACGCCTGGCGGAGGATCGCTCGCCTTGGTGGCATGTCGCCAATATACCCTTTCAATTTCTCTGTATCTTGCTTGCTATTGACACTAGGGAATCATTGTCGTACGTCGGCCCAGCACTGCGCTCATTCAGGGCCATCACCAGGCATTACAGCACACCGACCCTACACACCGCGCTGGAGACTATAGAATCATTGGTTCGCCTATcccagaacaaaaaagaacgGGACTTGACTCTTCTCCGAGATAGCATGCAACAGGAAGACCCAGGGCTGACCGAACAAGgttcaacaacatcccaagCCTTCAATGACGCTTCTTGGCTGGGGGCGACCGGTGATCTGACCTTACCAGATAACTTTGACTGGGATTGGAATGTGTTCTTGGACACCCAGGTTCCGTTCTTCGACGAGGGTGAAGCAGGTGGTCAGAGATATAGATAA